A genomic window from Xyrauchen texanus isolate HMW12.3.18 chromosome 15, RBS_HiC_50CHRs, whole genome shotgun sequence includes:
- the nr1d2a gene encoding nuclear receptor subfamily 1 group D member 2a, which yields MDAAKQGGVIAYVCSARSAPSPESCMSDSSNSRSPSSSPPLLINPSRNTDLLTVGQLSKHSHPRSYTSDKTGTTLSGKSSITKLSGMVLLCKVCGDVASGFHYGVHACEGCKGFFRRSIQQNIQYKKCLKMESCTIVRINRNRCQQCRFRKCLSVGMSRDAVRFGRIPKREKQRMLLEMQSTMDSMMNNNQLQCMLHSTQVTPCAIETNQSDSSFSSSSPPDSPQSSSDPCRDSESVIPMDTSMSSASSCSSDSGEEDAVSNRAVRSEDLFTYISSVSPASSETLSCSIKDEKQQRECWMQCLNGSGVVDIQRRSDCENGLQVTTASYREYVTEYQATQQCSRNLSGGVQENFPYHAYNGNSINELQRGGNRGHLVCPMNFSPFVDPCKPGHEIWEEFSRGFIPAVREVVEFAKRIPGFQDLSQNDQVNLLKAGTFEVLMVRFVSLFDVKERTVSFLSGRKYNMDLLHSLGAGELLNCMFEFSEKLTTLQLNEEEMSLFTAVVLVSADRTAIENINAVEVLQDTLIRALRNLIMENHSSDSTIFTKLLLKLPELRSLNNMHSEELLAFEIQP from the exons ATGGACGCAGCAAAACAAG GAGGCGTCATAGCGTACGTTTGCTCCGCAAGGTCCGCCCCCAGCCCTGAGTCATGCATGAGTGACAGCTCAAACAGCCGCTCCCCTTCATCCTCTCCGCCTCTGCTCATCAATCCGAGCCGTAATACAGACCTGCTCACCGTTGGACAACTCTCCAAGCACTCTCACCCGCGCAGCTATACCTCTGACAAGACCGGGACGACACTTTCCGGCAAGAGCAGCATCACAA AGCTCAGTGGAATGGTGCTACTGTGTAAGGTGTGTGGAGACGTGGCCTCGGGCTTCCACTATGGTGTGCATGCCTGCGAAGGTTGCAAG GGTTTCTTCAGAAGAAGCATCCAACAGAATATTCAGTACAAGAAATGTCTGAAAATGGAGAGCTGCACTATTGTGCGAATTAACCGTAATCGCTGCCAGCAGTGCCGCTTCAGGAAGTGTTTATCAGTCGGGATGTCAAGAGATG CTGTTCGATTCGGACGCATCCCCAAACGGGAAAAACAGCGCATGCTTCTGGAGATGCAGTCGACCATGGACAGCATGATGAACAACAATCAACTCCAGTGTATGCTTCACAGCACACAGGTCACACCGTGCGCTATCGAGACCAACCAGAGTGACTCCAGCTTTTCCTCATCATCGCCGCCGGATTCACCGCAGTCCTCTTCGGATCCTTGCCGGGACTCCGAATCAGTCATTCCCATGGATACATCCATGAGTTCTGCGTCCTCCTGTTCGTCGGACAGTGGCGAGGAAGATGCAGTGAGCAACAGAGCTGTTCGGAGTGAGGACCTGTTCACGTACATCAGTTCAGTCTCACCTGCCAGCTCAGAAACCCTGAGCTGTAGTATCAAGGACGAGAAGCAACAGCGAGAATGCTGGATGCAATGTTTGAATGGAAGTGGTGTCGTCGACATCCAGCGACGCTCCGACTGTGAGAACGGCCTGCAAGTCACAACTGCATCTTACAGGGAATATGTTACTGAGTACCAAGCGACCCAACAGTGCAGTCGAAACCTTAGTGGAGGTGTGCAAGAAAACTTTCCTTACCACGCATACAACGGGAACAGCATCAACGAACTCCAAAGAGGAGGAAACAGAGGGCATCTG GTATGTCCCATGAATTTTTCTCCCTTCGTGGACCCCTGCAAGCCCGGTCATGAAATCTGGGAGGAGTTTTCCAGAGGTTTCATCCCTGCTGTCAGAGAAGTCGTGGAGTTTGCAAAGCGGATCCCCGGCTTTCAGGATCTCTCCCAAAATGACCAAGTCAACCTTCTGAAGGCTGGAACATTTGAG GTGTTGATGGTGCggtttgtgtctttgtttgatGTGAAAGAGCGGACTGTGAGCTTCCTCAGCGGCAGGAAGTACAACATGGACTTATTGCACTCTTTGGGTGCTGGAGAGCTGCTCAACTGTATGTTTGAGTTCAGTGAGAAACTGACCACCCTGCAACTTAACGAGGAGGAGATGAGTCTCTTCACCGCTGTGGTTCTGGTGTCTGCAG ACCGGACAGCCATTGAGAACATAAACGCTGTGGAGGTCTTGCAGGACACTCTTATCAGAGCTTTGAGGAACCTGATCATGGAGAACCACTCGAGTGACTCGACCATCTTTACCAAGCTGCTGCTAAAGCTGCCTGAACTGCGCTCGCTAAATAACATGCACTCAGAGGAGCTGCTAGCCTTCGAAATCCAACCTTAA